In the genome of Polaribacter atrinae, one region contains:
- the rpmF gene encoding 50S ribosomal protein L32 has product MAHPKRKISKTRRDKRRTHYKAASQQIATDPTTGESHLYHRAHWHEGKLYYRGQVVLESASAIEA; this is encoded by the coding sequence ATGGCACATCCTAAAAGAAAGATATCTAAAACTAGAAGAGACAAAAGGAGAACGCATTATAAAGCAGCTTCTCAACAAATAGCAACAGATCCAACAACAGGAGAGTCGCATTTATACCACAGAGCCCACTGGCATGAAGGTAAATTATATTACAGAGGACAAGTAGTATTAGAATCGGCGTCAGCTATTGAAGCATAA
- a CDS encoding type III pantothenate kinase translates to MNIAIDIGNTRVKSAVFEGDKLVRLYVFDKKNIIKEIKEILEKNIISNGIISNVASVSDKMMEELKSIVNLQVVSASSKVPFINLYKTPTTLGVDRIALVVGAVNQFPNKNTLIIDAGSCITFDFVNSKSEYLGGAISPGIKMRFESLHQFTANLPLLHKEEVNSFIGRDTKESMNSGVINGVIQEIEGVINQYQKKYMDLTVVLTGGDTNFLSKQLKSSIFANQNFLLQGLNRILIFNIDK, encoded by the coding sequence ATGAATATAGCAATCGATATAGGTAATACAAGAGTTAAGTCTGCTGTTTTTGAGGGGGATAAACTCGTTAGATTATATGTTTTTGATAAAAAAAATATAATTAAAGAAATTAAAGAAATTTTAGAAAAAAATATAATTTCTAATGGAATTATATCGAATGTTGCTTCTGTGTCAGATAAAATGATGGAAGAGTTGAAATCAATAGTGAATCTTCAAGTGGTTTCAGCCTCTTCTAAAGTCCCTTTTATCAATTTGTATAAAACACCAACAACTTTAGGTGTAGATAGAATTGCATTAGTAGTTGGAGCTGTTAATCAGTTTCCGAATAAAAATACTTTAATTATTGATGCTGGCAGTTGCATTACTTTCGATTTTGTGAATAGTAAATCTGAATATTTAGGGGGAGCGATATCTCCAGGAATAAAAATGAGGTTTGAATCCTTACATCAATTTACAGCAAATTTACCTTTACTACATAAAGAAGAAGTGAACAGTTTTATTGGTCGTGACACTAAAGAAAGTATGAATTCTGGAGTTATAAATGGAGTGATTCAAGAAATAGAAGGTGTAATTAATCAATATCAAAAGAAATATATGGATTTAACAGTCGTTTTAACAGGAGGAGACACAAATTTCTTGTCAAAGCAATTAAAAAGTAGCATATTTGCGAATCAAAATTTTCTTCTTCAAGGATTAAATAGAATATTGATATTTAATATAGACAAATGA
- a CDS encoding response regulator — translation MNSLSILLVDDDEIERMKFKKVCCDNNCTSIIVEAINGKEALSILNKAKYSFNIIILDLHMPEMNGLDFLRNLKSNDKFKNIPIIIMSNSKDDTELKKCYDYGVSGYFTKPVQYSKYSQKVKSVLNYWKENKLID, via the coding sequence ATGAACTCCCTTTCCATACTACTTGTTGATGATGATGAGATAGAGAGAATGAAGTTTAAAAAGGTTTGTTGTGATAATAATTGTACTTCTATTATTGTTGAAGCAATAAATGGAAAAGAGGCGTTAAGTATTCTAAATAAAGCAAAGTATTCATTTAATATTATAATTTTAGATTTACACATGCCTGAAATGAATGGACTTGATTTCTTAAGGAATTTAAAATCTAATGACAAATTTAAAAATATTCCTATAATAATAATGTCTAATTCTAAAGACGATACCGAATTAAAAAAGTGTTATGATTATGGAGTCTCTGGTTATTTTACAAAACCGGTACAATACTCTAAGTATTCTCAAAAAGTAAAATCGGTATTAAATTATTGGAAAGAAAATAAGCTTATTGATTAA
- a CDS encoding YceD family protein, translating into MKDLKEFNIQFVGLKEGTHLYEYEIDNKFFESFNFDEFESSSIKVELEFIKKSTLLELTFTANGYVEVPCDVSNEFYNQVVQAVLPLVVNFGPEFNDDNEEVLILPHEAYEFNVAQYIYELIVLSVPNKRVHPKVLDGTMDSEALDKLKELQIKEVKTVEETDPRWDKLKNLITEKKT; encoded by the coding sequence ATGAAAGACTTAAAGGAATTCAACATACAGTTTGTAGGATTAAAAGAAGGGACTCATTTATATGAATATGAAATTGATAATAAGTTCTTTGAATCTTTTAATTTTGATGAATTTGAAAGTTCGTCAATAAAAGTAGAATTAGAGTTTATAAAAAAGAGTACATTATTAGAGTTAACTTTTACAGCTAATGGTTATGTAGAAGTGCCTTGTGATGTTTCTAATGAATTTTATAATCAAGTTGTTCAAGCGGTTTTACCTTTGGTGGTAAATTTTGGACCTGAGTTTAATGATGATAATGAGGAGGTATTAATATTACCTCACGAAGCTTACGAATTTAACGTAGCACAATATATATACGAACTTATAGTATTATCGGTTCCTAATAAAAGAGTTCATCCTAAAGTTTTAGATGGAACAATGGATTCTGAAGCATTAGATAAGTTAAAAGAATTACAAATAAAAGAAGTAAAAACTGTTGAAGAGACAGACCCAAGGTGGGATAAATTAAAGAATTTAATAACAGAAAAAAAGACATAA
- a CDS encoding Hpt domain-containing protein, which translates to MEQPNFNYIKELSGGDKEFEESILIVLRKEFPEECFLFNENFNNKEYLQAADRVHKIKHKISLLGLKEGCELASRFEQDLKNNDTKLYGDFINVLNKIHVYL; encoded by the coding sequence ATGGAGCAGCCAAATTTTAATTATATAAAAGAACTTTCTGGAGGAGATAAAGAGTTTGAAGAAAGTATCTTAATTGTTTTAAGAAAAGAATTTCCGGAAGAATGTTTCCTTTTTAATGAAAATTTTAATAATAAAGAGTATCTGCAAGCTGCGGATAGAGTGCATAAGATAAAACATAAAATTAGCTTGTTAGGTTTAAAAGAAGGATGTGAGTTGGCATCTAGGTTTGAGCAAGATTTAAAAAATAATGACACTAAATTATATGGCGATTTTATAAATGTTTTAAACAAAATTCATGTATATTTATAA
- a CDS encoding LytR/AlgR family response regulator transcription factor encodes MNCIVVDDDVTARLIIKKLCADFNEITVLEEFDSAIEAIKYLNSNEVDLIFLDIHMPAFSGFDFIQTLKSPPKIILTTSDKNFALQAFEYDCILDYLVKPITKTRFNKSLQKLSSLKEAKTSTNVKIPSKEGSDFIYVSVERRLVKIDIPNICFVEAKGDYISIKTDSKSYIVHSTLKKIEDKLPSSLFLRIHRSFIINVSEIVDIEDNSVLIQKSVIPISRSNKSELMRRLNLL; translated from the coding sequence ATGAATTGTATAGTAGTAGATGATGATGTAACTGCAAGACTAATTATTAAGAAGCTATGTGCCGATTTTAATGAAATTACTGTTTTAGAGGAGTTTGATTCTGCTATAGAGGCTATAAAGTACCTTAATTCAAATGAAGTCGATTTAATATTTTTAGATATTCACATGCCTGCGTTTTCTGGTTTTGACTTTATTCAAACGTTAAAATCTCCGCCAAAAATAATTTTAACCACATCAGATAAAAACTTTGCCTTACAAGCATTTGAATATGATTGTATCTTAGATTATCTTGTAAAACCTATTACTAAAACAAGGTTTAATAAATCTTTACAGAAATTATCAAGTTTAAAAGAAGCTAAAACTTCTACCAACGTAAAAATCCCTTCAAAAGAAGGATCTGATTTTATTTATGTAAGTGTAGAGAGAAGGCTTGTTAAAATTGATATTCCGAATATTTGTTTTGTAGAAGCAAAGGGTGATTATATTAGTATTAAAACAGATAGTAAAAGCTATATTGTACACTCGACACTTAAGAAAATAGAAGATAAGCTACCTTCTTCTTTATTTCTTAGAATACATAGGTCTTTTATTATTAATGTTTCTGAGATTGTAGACATTGAAGATAATAGTGTACTTATTCAAAAAAGTGTTATTCCAATTAGTAGATCTAATAAAAGTGAATTAATGCGAAGGTTAAACTTGCTTTAA
- the pdxA gene encoding 4-hydroxythreonine-4-phosphate dehydrogenase PdxA: MNKSDKIIVGISIGDLNGIGLEVVLKTFQDKRMLDFCTPVIFGSTKVVTFHKKTLQSDTPVHGITSIEQVNHNKVNVLNIWKDEVSIEFGKATKESGEYAAKSLEAATVHLKEKKIDVLLTAPINKETIQSENFNFPGHTEYLEDKLEGKSLMILMTDVLRIGLITGHIPISKVAETITPALIKEKVGTMYASLVQDFGINKPKIAVLSLNPHCGDNGVIGVEDDEIIKPTIDEIKESGKLVFGPYAADGFFGSETYKQFDGVLATYHDQGLAPFKALSFGSGVNYTAGLSEVRTSPDHGTGFDIAGKNLANASSFKEALFSGIQIFQTRKEYKELTKSPLLVK; the protein is encoded by the coding sequence ATGAATAAATCTGATAAAATTATAGTTGGTATTTCAATAGGAGATTTAAATGGAATAGGTTTAGAAGTAGTTTTAAAAACCTTTCAAGATAAAAGAATGTTAGATTTTTGTACGCCAGTTATTTTTGGTAGTACAAAAGTAGTTACTTTTCATAAAAAAACTTTACAGTCTGATACTCCTGTTCATGGAATTACTTCTATAGAACAAGTTAATCATAATAAGGTTAATGTATTAAATATTTGGAAAGATGAAGTTTCTATTGAGTTTGGAAAGGCAACAAAAGAATCTGGAGAATATGCAGCAAAATCATTAGAAGCTGCGACTGTTCATTTAAAAGAGAAAAAGATAGATGTGCTGTTAACTGCACCAATTAATAAGGAAACAATACAATCTGAAAACTTTAATTTTCCGGGGCACACAGAATACTTAGAAGATAAGCTAGAAGGAAAAAGTTTGATGATTTTAATGACAGATGTGTTAAGGATAGGGTTAATAACTGGTCATATTCCTATATCTAAAGTAGCGGAGACCATAACTCCTGCATTGATTAAAGAAAAAGTGGGTACAATGTATGCTTCTTTGGTGCAAGATTTTGGCATTAATAAACCAAAAATTGCTGTTTTATCGTTAAATCCACATTGTGGAGATAATGGAGTTATAGGTGTTGAAGACGATGAAATTATAAAACCTACTATAGATGAAATAAAAGAATCTGGTAAGTTGGTTTTTGGACCTTATGCGGCAGACGGTTTCTTTGGATCAGAAACATATAAGCAATTTGATGGTGTTTTAGCAACTTATCATGACCAAGGATTGGCGCCATTTAAAGCATTGTCTTTTGGTAGTGGAGTAAATTATACGGCTGGTTTAAGTGAGGTTAGAACATCTCCAGACCATGGTACAGGCTTTGATATAGCTGGAAAAAACTTAGCAAACGCATCTTCTTTTAAAGAAGCTTTGTTTAGTGGAATTCAAATTTTTCAAACAAGAAAAGAATATAAAGAGCTTACAAAAAGTCCTCTTTTAGTAAAATAA
- a CDS encoding beta-ketoacyl-ACP synthase III gives MTKITAAITAVGKYVPEYVLTNKELETMVETNDEWITSRTGIKERRILKGEGLGTSYMAIKAAEELLQKSNVDPKEIDLIIIGTATPDLPIASTAAYVASEIGAVNAFGYDLQAACSSFLYGMSTAAAYIESGRYKKVLLIGADKMSSIIDYKDRATCIIFGDGAGAALFEPNYEGLGLQDEYLRSDGIGRDFLRIEAGGSLMPTTKETVAADKHFVYQEGKTVFKYAVSSMADVAERMLTRNNLTEKDIQWLAAHQANKRIIEATAKRVGVSPEKVMINIHNYGNTTSATLPLLLADYESQLKKGDNLIFAAFGGGFTWGAAYVKWAYNS, from the coding sequence ATGACAAAAATCACTGCAGCAATTACAGCAGTAGGGAAGTATGTTCCTGAATATGTTCTAACAAATAAAGAGTTAGAAACCATGGTAGAAACAAATGATGAGTGGATTACCAGTAGAACAGGGATTAAAGAGAGAAGGATTTTAAAAGGAGAAGGTTTAGGTACTTCCTATATGGCAATTAAAGCCGCGGAAGAATTATTACAAAAGTCAAACGTAGATCCAAAAGAAATTGACCTGATTATCATTGGTACGGCAACACCAGATTTACCTATAGCATCTACAGCAGCTTATGTGGCATCAGAAATAGGAGCAGTAAATGCTTTTGGTTATGATTTGCAAGCGGCATGTTCTAGTTTTTTATATGGTATGTCTACTGCTGCTGCTTATATAGAGTCTGGTAGGTATAAAAAAGTATTATTAATAGGAGCAGATAAAATGTCTTCTATAATAGACTATAAAGATAGAGCTACTTGTATTATTTTTGGAGATGGAGCAGGAGCTGCATTGTTTGAACCTAATTACGAAGGATTAGGTCTACAAGATGAGTATTTAAGAAGTGATGGTATAGGACGCGATTTTTTAAGAATAGAAGCTGGTGGTTCTTTAATGCCAACAACAAAAGAAACTGTAGCAGCAGATAAACATTTTGTATATCAAGAAGGTAAAACTGTTTTTAAATATGCGGTTTCAAGTATGGCAGATGTTGCAGAAAGAATGTTAACTAGAAATAATCTTACAGAAAAAGACATTCAATGGTTGGCAGCACATCAAGCTAATAAAAGAATTATTGAAGCAACAGCTAAAAGAGTAGGGGTGTCACCAGAAAAAGTGATGATAAATATTCATAATTATGGTAACACTACATCTGCAACCTTACCACTTTTATTGGCTGATTATGAAAGTCAATTAAAAAAAGGAGATAATTTAATTTTTGCGGCATTTGGTGGCGGTTTCACATGGGGAGCAGCTTACGTAAAATGGGCGTATAATTCATAA
- a CDS encoding hemolysin family protein: protein MEIEIIIIFISIILSAFFSGMEIAFVSANKLHIELEKKREGFIPSILNKITQKSSKFITTMLVGNNISLVIYSYYMGGFLIRILPVNSFNEFTTLLLQTIISTIVILITAEFLPKAIFRIYANEVLKLFAVPAYFFYVLFHFFSEIITFISDFFLRVFFKTNAEEQQTEFSKEELGYYITEQLETGNNDDEVDSEIQIFQNALDFHNVKAREVMVPRTEIVAVELHEKVANLKNIFIDSGLSKVLVYKSSLDDVIGYINAFELFKKPKTIKSILLPVEIVPESMMINNILNNLMKKRKSVAVVVDEYGGTSGMITVEDIVEELFGEIEDEHDTQEFLEKRISETEFNFSARLEVDYLNEEYSLNIPKSEAYETLGGFIIEQTESIPMENEVVDIEDFEIKILKMSSAKIEEVRLKIVDEDA from the coding sequence ATGGAAATTGAAATTATCATAATATTTATCTCTATAATTCTTTCCGCTTTTTTTTCGGGAATGGAAATTGCATTTGTTTCTGCCAATAAGTTGCATATAGAGTTAGAGAAAAAAAGAGAAGGCTTTATACCTAGTATTCTTAATAAAATTACTCAAAAATCATCAAAGTTTATTACTACAATGTTAGTTGGTAATAATATTTCTTTGGTAATTTACAGTTATTATATGGGTGGATTCTTAATTAGGATTCTTCCAGTAAACAGTTTTAACGAGTTTACAACGCTTCTTTTACAGACAATTATTTCTACGATAGTAATATTAATTACGGCAGAGTTTTTGCCTAAAGCAATCTTTAGAATCTATGCAAATGAGGTCTTAAAATTGTTTGCTGTACCTGCTTATTTCTTTTATGTTTTATTCCACTTTTTTTCTGAAATTATCACTTTCATTTCAGATTTTTTTCTGCGAGTATTTTTTAAAACAAATGCAGAAGAGCAGCAAACAGAATTTAGTAAAGAAGAATTAGGGTATTATATTACAGAACAATTAGAAACAGGTAATAATGATGATGAAGTAGATTCTGAAATACAAATTTTTCAAAACGCACTCGATTTTCATAATGTAAAAGCAAGAGAGGTTATGGTTCCTAGAACCGAAATTGTTGCTGTTGAATTACATGAAAAAGTAGCTAACTTAAAAAATATATTTATAGATTCTGGTTTGTCTAAGGTATTGGTTTATAAATCATCTTTAGATGATGTTATAGGTTATATAAATGCTTTCGAATTGTTTAAGAAGCCAAAAACTATTAAATCTATTTTGTTACCGGTAGAGATTGTGCCAGAGTCTATGATGATAAACAATATTTTAAACAATTTAATGAAAAAGCGCAAAAGCGTAGCTGTTGTTGTTGATGAGTATGGTGGTACTTCTGGTATGATAACCGTAGAGGATATTGTAGAAGAGTTATTTGGTGAAATTGAGGATGAACACGATACTCAAGAGTTTTTAGAGAAGAGAATATCTGAAACAGAATTTAATTTTTCGGCAAGATTAGAAGTAGATTACTTGAATGAAGAGTACAGTTTAAATATACCAAAATCTGAAGCTTATGAAACTTTAGGAGGGTTTATTATAGAGCAAACAGAAAGTATTCCAATGGAAAATGAAGTAGTTGATATTGAAGATTTTGAAATTAAAATCTTAAAAATGAGCAGTGCTAAAATAGAAGAAGTACGCTTAAAAATAGTTGATGAAGATGCTTAA
- a CDS encoding tetratricopeptide repeat protein, whose product MKKITFLLAAMFLLASAKTNAQDDAKRECTIKYNLFKGDFQSKKYEEAYTNWIYLMDNCQDLSVNIYKLGSTLAEDVRKDPVLAKRVYEQRLQYFPNDNPAKLHSDYATYLLDNELASDDVVFSILEKGYTIDPTKMGVKNLYIYFQGVTDRNKDTNPQKVFDTYDDVVESVSSKLEGYAAKLKELSKDSVANKRLIHAYSTNSRALGTVEGGLDNIISEIATCKRLIPIYNRDFEENKSNAVWLKRSVSRMFNKDCQEDPLYQKLVRAYAEASPSPEAYSFLASVLEDNGDTAGANEMREKSFDLETDPLKKAKYKLKFAESARSRGQLSRARSLAREALKFNPNYGKAYLFIARLYQSSVNNCGENEFEKRMVYVAALNQAQRAASVDPSISASASSYIRSYRGNVPSSKVVFTAGVTPGSNYTIKCWIGETVRVPSN is encoded by the coding sequence ATGAAGAAAATTACGTTTTTACTAGCTGCAATGTTTTTATTGGCATCAGCAAAAACAAATGCGCAAGACGATGCAAAAAGAGAATGTACTATTAAGTATAATCTTTTTAAAGGAGATTTCCAATCTAAAAAGTATGAAGAAGCATATACTAATTGGATATATTTAATGGATAATTGTCAAGATTTATCTGTAAACATTTACAAGTTAGGTTCTACTTTAGCAGAAGATGTTAGAAAGGATCCTGTTTTAGCTAAAAGAGTTTACGAGCAAAGATTACAATACTTTCCAAACGATAACCCAGCAAAATTACATAGTGATTATGCAACTTATTTGTTAGATAATGAATTAGCTTCTGATGATGTTGTTTTTTCAATTTTAGAAAAAGGATATACTATTGATCCAACTAAAATGGGTGTAAAAAACTTATATATTTATTTTCAAGGTGTAACTGATAGAAATAAAGATACAAACCCACAAAAAGTGTTTGATACTTATGATGATGTTGTAGAATCTGTAAGTTCTAAATTAGAAGGGTATGCAGCTAAACTTAAAGAACTTTCTAAAGATTCTGTAGCTAATAAAAGATTGATACATGCTTATTCTACAAACTCTAGAGCATTAGGTACTGTAGAAGGTGGTTTAGATAATATTATTTCTGAAATAGCAACTTGTAAAAGATTAATACCAATATACAATAGAGATTTTGAAGAAAATAAATCTAATGCTGTTTGGTTAAAAAGATCAGTTTCTAGAATGTTTAATAAAGACTGTCAAGAAGATCCTTTATATCAAAAATTAGTAAGAGCTTATGCAGAAGCGTCACCATCACCAGAAGCATATTCATTTTTGGCTAGTGTTTTAGAAGATAATGGAGATACTGCAGGAGCAAATGAGATGAGAGAAAAATCTTTTGATTTAGAAACAGATCCATTAAAGAAAGCAAAATATAAATTAAAGTTTGCAGAATCAGCTAGATCTAGAGGTCAGTTAAGTAGAGCTAGAAGTTTGGCTAGAGAGGCTTTAAAATTTAACCCTAACTATGGTAAAGCTTATTTATTTATTGCAAGATTATATCAATCTAGTGTAAATAATTGTGGTGAAAATGAGTTTGAAAAAAGAATGGTATATGTTGCTGCATTAAACCAAGCACAAAGAGCTGCATCTGTAGATCCAAGTATTTCAGCTAGTGCTAGTTCTTATATTAGAAGTTATAGAGGTAATGTACCAAGTTCTAAAGTTGTGTTTACTGCAGGTGTTACTCCTGGTAGTAATTATACTATAAAATGTTGGATTGGAGAAACAGTAAGAGTACCTTCAAATTAA
- the accB gene encoding acetyl-CoA carboxylase biotin carboxyl carrier protein translates to MDIKEIQNLIKFVAKSGASEVKLEMEDVKITIRTGSGKTETTILQAAPMAGMPQVAAPVAAQPVAAKEAPQAGNDDSKYITVKSPIIGTFYRKPSPDKPNFVEVGTDISVGDTVCVIEAMKLFNEIESEVSGKIVKILVDDSSPVEFDQPLFLVDPS, encoded by the coding sequence ATGGATATTAAAGAAATTCAAAATCTTATAAAATTTGTAGCTAAATCTGGCGCTAGCGAGGTAAAGTTAGAAATGGAAGATGTAAAGATTACAATTAGAACTGGTTCTGGTAAAACAGAAACAACAATTTTACAAGCAGCTCCAATGGCAGGTATGCCTCAAGTTGCTGCTCCTGTTGCAGCGCAACCAGTTGCAGCTAAAGAAGCACCACAAGCTGGAAATGATGATTCTAAATATATTACTGTTAAGTCTCCTATTATTGGAACTTTTTACAGAAAACCATCACCAGATAAACCTAATTTTGTAGAAGTAGGAACGGATATTTCTGTAGGTGATACTGTTTGTGTTATTGAAGCAATGAAATTATTTAATGAGATAGAATCTGAAGTTTCAGGTAAAATCGTTAAAATTTTAGTTGATGATTCTTCTCCTGTTGAATTTGATCAGCCATTATTTTTAGTAGACCCGTCGTAA
- the lptC gene encoding LPS export ABC transporter periplasmic protein LptC, whose protein sequence is MKNINKILYKSIAVLFVTVMLFSCSNNTKEVRDFLVSKNLPIGIAKNAFHVYKDSGRITSKLITPLLYDFSNRKQHPYNEFPEGIKIINFDGIDSVTITGNYALSYSKTEISEIRGNVVVVNPKENSKLETEQLFWDQNTKYFFSEKAFTLTTLKDTIYGVGFECKEDLSKHLAKKTTGRLVTSERE, encoded by the coding sequence TTGAAAAACATAAACAAAATATTATATAAAAGCATTGCTGTACTATTTGTTACAGTAATGCTTTTTTCTTGCTCTAATAACACAAAAGAAGTGAGAGATTTTTTGGTGTCTAAAAACTTACCAATCGGTATTGCTAAAAATGCATTTCATGTATATAAAGATTCTGGTAGAATTACATCAAAACTAATAACTCCTCTACTTTACGATTTTAGTAATAGGAAACAACACCCTTATAATGAATTCCCAGAAGGGATTAAAATTATAAATTTTGACGGAATAGATTCTGTAACGATTACAGGAAATTATGCATTATCATATTCTAAAACTGAAATTTCTGAAATCAGAGGAAATGTGGTAGTTGTAAATCCTAAAGAGAATTCTAAATTAGAAACAGAACAATTATTTTGGGATCAAAATACCAAATATTTTTTCTCAGAAAAAGCATTTACTTTAACCACTTTAAAAGATACTATTTATGGTGTTGGGTTTGAGTGTAAAGAGGATTTAAGTAAGCATTTAGCAAAGAAAACAACAGGAAGGTTAGTTACATCAGAAAGAGAATAA
- the accC gene encoding acetyl-CoA carboxylase biotin carboxylase subunit, with amino-acid sequence MFKKILIANRGEIALRVIRTCKEMGIKTVAVYSTADAESLHVRFADEAVCIGPAPSSESYLKMSNIIAAAEITNADAIHPGYGFLSENAKFSRLCEEHNIKFIGATGDMIDQMGDKANAKSTMIAAGVPCVPGSEGVIEDFEDCEKTALETGYPVMLKASAGGGGKGMRAVWKPEDLKDAWDSARHESKAAFGNDDMYMEKLIEEPRHIEIQIVGDSYGKACHLSERDCSVQRRHQKLTEETPSPFMTDALRKKMGTAAVKAAEFIKYEGAGTVEFLVDKHRNFFFMEMNTRIQVEHPITEEVVNYDLIREQILVAAGVPISGKNYFPQMHSIECRINAEDPYNNFRPAPGKIATFHSPGGHGVRVDTHVYAGYMIPPNYDSMIAKLITTAQTREEAINKMKRALDEFVIEGVKTTIPFHRQLMDHPDYVAGNYTTKFMEDFEMK; translated from the coding sequence ATGTTTAAAAAAATATTAATTGCCAATAGAGGAGAGATAGCACTTCGTGTTATTAGAACCTGTAAAGAAATGGGCATTAAAACTGTTGCAGTATATTCTACTGCAGATGCAGAAAGTTTGCACGTAAGATTTGCAGATGAAGCGGTTTGTATTGGTCCAGCACCAAGTTCTGAATCTTACTTAAAAATGTCTAATATTATTGCAGCTGCAGAAATTACAAATGCAGATGCTATTCACCCTGGTTACGGTTTTTTATCTGAAAATGCTAAGTTTTCTAGATTATGTGAAGAGCATAATATAAAATTTATTGGAGCAACAGGTGATATGATTGATCAAATGGGAGATAAGGCAAATGCAAAATCTACCATGATTGCTGCCGGTGTACCTTGTGTACCTGGAAGTGAAGGTGTTATTGAAGACTTTGAAGATTGTGAAAAAACAGCTTTAGAAACAGGTTATCCAGTTATGTTAAAAGCTTCTGCAGGAGGTGGAGGTAAAGGGATGCGTGCTGTTTGGAAACCAGAAGATTTAAAAGACGCTTGGGACTCTGCAAGACATGAGTCTAAAGCAGCCTTTGGTAATGATGATATGTATATGGAAAAGCTTATTGAAGAGCCAAGACATATAGAAATTCAGATTGTTGGAGATTCTTACGGAAAAGCATGTCATTTATCAGAAAGAGATTGTTCTGTACAACGTCGTCATCAAAAGTTAACAGAGGAAACTCCTTCTCCTTTTATGACAGATGCTTTAAGAAAGAAAATGGGTACTGCAGCTGTTAAGGCAGCAGAGTTTATAAAATACGAAGGTGCCGGAACGGTAGAGTTTTTAGTTGATAAACATAGAAACTTCTTCTTTATGGAAATGAATACTCGTATACAGGTAGAACATCCTATTACAGAAGAAGTAGTAAATTACGATTTAATTAGAGAGCAAATTTTAGTTGCTGCAGGAGTGCCAATTTCTGGAAAAAATTACTTTCCTCAAATGCACTCTATAGAATGTAGAATTAATGCTGAAGATCCGTATAACAACTTTAGGCCAGCTCCAGGTAAAATTGCAACTTTTCACTCTCCAGGAGGTCATGGTGTAAGAGTAGATACGCATGTGTATGCTGGTTATATGATTCCACCAAATTACGATTCTATGATTGCAAAATTAATAACGACTGCTCAAACAAGAGAAGAGGCTATTAATAAAATGAAACGTGCATTAGATGAGTTTGTAATAGAGGGGGTTAAAACAACTATTCCTTTCCATAGGCAATTAATGGATCATCCAGATTATGTTGCAGGAAACTATACTACTAAATTTATGGAAGATTTCGAAATGAAATAA
- a CDS encoding Lrp/AsnC family transcriptional regulator, with protein sequence MKIDGIDKKIIRSLIKDARIPILSIARDVGISGAAIHQRLRKLEKSELIDSYQMKINPKALGYTTVAFVGVFLETTAVLSSIIKRIKEIKEVVECHYTSGNFTIFIKVLCKDNEDLMLLLDTKIKIINGVSKFETFISLNQQIDRQIHI encoded by the coding sequence ATGAAAATAGACGGTATTGATAAAAAAATTATAAGAAGTTTAATAAAAGATGCAAGAATACCTATTTTAAGTATTGCTAGAGATGTTGGTATATCTGGAGCAGCAATTCATCAGAGATTAAGAAAATTAGAAAAATCTGAATTAATAGATAGTTATCAAATGAAGATAAACCCTAAAGCCTTGGGGTATACTACAGTTGCTTTTGTAGGTGTGTTTTTAGAAACTACTGCAGTATTGTCATCTATTATAAAAAGAATTAAAGAGATTAAAGAAGTGGTCGAGTGCCACTATACTTCTGGTAATTTTACAATTTTTATTAAGGTTTTGTGTAAAGACAACGAAGATTTAATGTTGCTGCTAGATACTAAGATCAAAATTATTAATGGTGTTTCTAAATTTGAAACATTTATTTCTCTCAATCAACAAATAGATAGACAGATACATATATAG